Below is a window of Molothrus aeneus isolate 106 chromosome 14, BPBGC_Maene_1.0, whole genome shotgun sequence DNA.
tcctccccatcccatctTCTCTGCCAAGAAGGGTAAAGAGGTGCCACTGCCTCGTGTGAAGCAGGCAAAAAACTACTGTTATCAGGCCATTGTCCCAGTTTTGGAGCCTCTGCACAGAAATCTAAGAAGATGTAAACAGAGCATCCCATGTTTTCTCTGGATAAGCATTCCATAGAAAGGACTGGGCACAGAGGCAGCAAAGCCCAAGGAACCCCTCTCTCCAACACAGCAAACAGCACTTTTTTGGTAACAGGGTCCCTTTTACCCCTTGACCACAGAAAGGGAAATGCAGATGTGTgtgtggggcagcacagggacactggtcatggcctgcccaccctctgttctgggcagcagcagcacccaggccagctctgctgctgcccaggaccatctccccactgcagcagtgccagggtgtTCTGAGTGCCTGCCCAGATGAAGGGTCTCAGGCTGGttttgcagctcctgctgaggccagcactgctccagccGGGTCGCTGACTGCCTCCAAGCTGTCCCTGTGGAAGCTAGCTTGTGTTTTTCTACATTACagggcagcagcaaaagcaagaCTACAGTGTAGACGTACCTTGTATCTCTCAGACCCCAAGCGCAACTTTATTtagacagacaaaaaaaaaaatgcaagtaggtaaataaaaaccaaattttcTGGGTGATTTTGGAGAGAGCTGCCTCGAGGGTCCGTGTTTCCTCACATGCACTCAACTAGGATACCTTCACTTTGCCTTTCTCGGGAGCTGCTTCATGGATGAGTGGCTGCTCATCGCCGTTCACCGACAGCATCCTCTTCTCGGGCGGCAGCTCCTCGGGCTGCCGGGCGATCAGCAGGCGGCAGGTGAGCAGGATCCCAAACACCAGGGCGTGGGCATAACGCTTCAGGGGGTCCCCCACGAGCTGGTGGAAGAAGAGCACGGCCAGCaccaggaggaggagcaggaagttGGCCACGTCCTTGGGGCGACCGGGCACCAGTGTCATGACAATGCCACACGCCACTTCCAGGGCGCCGATGCTCTTGCggaggaggatggagctgaCTCCCATCTTCTTGAGCATGGGCAGGGCCCGCACGTAGCTTTTGTATGCTCGTTTCTGGAACCAAGCAGCCAAGGACATCATGTGAGAAAGTGAAGGCAAAGGTGACTTCCATTGAAACAGATTGATGTGCAACATGacctaaaaattatttcaattgtCACAGACCCCTCTGGCACAATACCCAACCTGTAAAGCTTCTGTTTGGGGGTATATTAAACCATCAATCTGCAATTTCCCCTTTCTATGCTTTTGTCTCCTCGCTGGAAAACAGTTCTGCAACTTCTCATCCATCTTTAGAACTACGACCAGGCCAGGTGTACCTTACCCTGAAATCTGAGGTTCTGATTGCTGGAATTAGCCATGCAGAACCCtgttattaaaacaaacaaacaaacaaacaaacaaacaaacaaaccgcTTTCTAAGGGTACCTTGTGCTTTAAAATTTACTAATACACCCAATCCCTGCATAGCCAAAGCACAGCAAGTAAATACAAGTCTCTTTCTACTCCAAAGCAACTTACAATATTCCAAAGCAACTTACAGTAGTTCTGGGCAGTGCAGGCTTAGGGTGGGACTAAACATCAAAGCTGAGATTCACCAGTCCTATCCTGTGCTTACATACCTTTATGATCCTTTCTTTCCTCAGGTGAAAGCAAGCTGACATTTGACATTTTTGCTCCCTGGTTTATGCTGGATTTAGAAGCAGTGTAAGCTGCAAGACTCAGCCTGCTTA
It encodes the following:
- the TMEM35A gene encoding novel acetylcholine receptor chaperone produces the protein MASPRTITIVALSVALGLFFVFMGTIKLTPRLSRDAYNEMKRAYKSYVRALPMLKKMGVSSILLRKSIGALEVACGIVMTLVPGRPKDVANFLLLLLVLAVLFFHQLVGDPLKRYAHALVFGILLTCRLLIARQPEELPPEKRMLSVNGDEQPLIHEAAPEKGKVKVS